The following are encoded in a window of Gymnogyps californianus isolate 813 chromosome 21, ASM1813914v2, whole genome shotgun sequence genomic DNA:
- the SPEN gene encoding LOW QUALITY PROTEIN: msx2-interacting protein (The sequence of the model RefSeq protein was modified relative to this genomic sequence to represent the inferred CDS: inserted 1 base in 1 codon) — protein MVRETRHLWVGNLPENVREEKIIEHFKRYGRVESVKILPKRGSEGGVAAFVDFVDIKSAQKAHNSVNKMGDRDLRTDYNEPGTIPSAARGLDDTVSIASRSREVSGFRGGGGGPTYXPPPSLHAREGRYERRLDGASDNRERAYEHSAYGHHERGTGGFDRTRHYDQDYYRDPRERTLQHGLYYTSRSRSPNRFDAHDPRYEPRAREQFTLPSVVHRDIYRDDITREVRGRRPERNYQHSRSRSPHSSQSRTQSPQRLASQASRPTRSPSGSGSRSRSSSSDSISSSSSTSSDSSDSSSSSSDESPARSVQSTAVPAPASQLLPSLEKDEPRKSFGIKVQNLPVRSTDTSLKDGLFHEFKKYGKVTSVQIHGASEERYGLVFFRQQEDQEKALNASKGKLFFGMQIEVTAWIGPETESENEFRPLDERIDEFHPKATRTLFIGNLEKTTTYHDLRNIFQRFGGIVDIDIKKVNGVPQYAFLQYCDIASVCKAIKKMDGEYLGNNRLKLGFGKSMPTNCVWLDGLSTNVTDQYLTRHFCRYGPVVKVVFDRLKGMALVLYNEIEYAQAAVKETKGRKIGGNKIKVDFANRESQLAFYHSMEKTGQDIRDFYEMLAERRDERRGSYEYAPDRTYYETVRTPGTYPEDPRREYPARGREFYAEWDPYQGDYYDPRYYDDPREYRDYRGDPYEQDIREYSYRQRERERERERFESDRDRDHERRPIERSQSPTHSRRPQSPGASPSQSERLQSDSERRIYSRSSDRSGSCSSLSPPRYDKLDKARVERYAKNEKTEKERAFDQERVDKEKRLVRKEKPEKLEKEKTDKQKRKAKIHSPSSQSSETDQENEREPSPEKLKGNSKQSKERGDKEGTAKNRLELMPCVVLTRVKEKEGKVIDQPALEKLRAKLDNDTMKSPLLEQKTQTSQAEQTKSDQSKLEPVRTKVQKEKALASHVEVVDKEGKLKPKKHLKTEQTSEGANTVDLDKLEARKRRFADASLKPDRQKLEVKRSSQDEEDARVVLKKQLDATASSRESTMLREGELERKPLRKEMLKRESKKLKLERLIPVTSPKEIPETLNVGGIGMRPTLDLQARLMEAADEPVEVQELSSKKLNPVKPQHKQVQLLDDQGTEREDARKNYSGLPEDAPDHKLGQEKPQSTDTEEKIGIDIDHTQSYRKQMEQSRRLKQQLEMEIAKSEKFGSPKKDVDEYERRSLVHEVGKPPQDVTDDSPPSKRKKTDQFDFEISTKRERNYRSSRQVSEDSERTSCSPSIRHFPFHEDDDTLDSPRLMPLKETKESPKIEEKGLSYSNMTVREDSLKFNPYDSSRREQMAEMAKIKLSVLSSEDDSSRWETQVKQEPGRVDISFPSSIVKRDSIRKRSVRDLEPGEVPSDSDDDNENKPHSPKASSLLESSRLSFLLRDREEKLREREERLSSSLERNKFYSFALDKTITPDTKALLERAKSLSSSREENWSFLDWDSRFASFRNNKDKEKVDSAPRPIPSWYMKKKKIRTDSEGGKLDDKKEDHKEEEQERQELFASRFLHSSIFEQDSKRLQHLERKDDDLDFISGRLYGRQSSSDGTNSAADLVQEPVVLFHSRFIELTRMQQKEKEKDQKPKEVEKQEDKENRPKTPETVPDSKEPEHKTSSVVGPSSVAVLPQEPAPVASEKVANEKVVVETASVKEEKPSEPASAAEEQKPFPELAAPVKIEPPEQTEPPPVVEASKEVVATTLAPEEDAVATEHPSYLDTKPPTPGSSYSRADVSVEPEPEAAQLIPPPPKLVQKSDEAAEPKEENPPPSANADASASQKVEAAAEVLPPVSDNDMEVEPPVVVKDKKSYKSKRSKTPVQSAAANVTEKPVTRKSERIDREKLKRSSSPRGETQKLSELKVEAEKVLRNAAKSPSSAAEPENVEPSLPIGRTRRRNVRSVYATTGDNEGPSPVKDSAEVTRSTRKRGEKEPQETVTTVPTTPRRGRPPKTRRKPEEDISPIKTEPVQQEAEEAETKDAAEAPKPAEGWRSPRSQKLTHSHTSAATSQQGKKGKSEPKADTSAESEDAAERSGQESIVGDTNNKAKATEKEPAVSEQKRDRKELDVEKNQLEIPTVEIIEKKPVPEKVTKSKRGRYKNTKTVVDKASVCLKNVEIRLNVDEVKGALRPTEEEAEPVAVSPAKMKSPQKEDILPPHFAKNEAEDSFPETEKEVMREPKQSPEAAQLAKQIELEQAVENIAKLTETPPSIAAYKEPTADVPEVRQEEEGDKPAHQASETELAAAIGSIINDISGETESFPAPPTYPAESEAEIPAEPLVLPSPREEMEPETDQAVNNILENEAAVEPTVQPVPSSAPSVETESKEAEVSFSESSNSAQEAETLQEAEVARKEKGRQKTTRQRRKRSTGRKGDAAEVNAFEPERVQSKSPPANEVKAKPEEASKEEKQTKTAAQASVEPSVSDASKAAAADVVAAHEAVAESSTSPKAPAPAPLDLAAPPVPLDEGSQSGFKIRSPMENAPITPPSAPNAALPAVPSAAAKLPTPVPAAIVPLHSGAAKVPEWMVRHEEPRARSTPPPALPPDTKASDIDTNSSTLRKILMEPKYVSATSITSTHVTTTHAEPVSAPCLEDAPLHPAVEAIKPVSEEKPAVPVTNALDPPVAEAPVFSEKEKISTVIAPKATSVISRMPHSVDLEEAPRITLVKQAPQTQTCLVNAPSPKFKQRSSTNDNSRFHPGSMSIIEERPVETGSSPGLRVNTSEGVVLLSYSGQKTEGPQRISAKISQIPPASAVDIEFQQSVSKSQIKQEPITPSQPTPKGAQTSAGYGTVSTHSSLVLGTQPYNTSPVISSVKQERTALEKSDSSHLSVQTPASQAGKVLTQTVNTPPVLVHNQMVVNKKLSDPAALKVETKTLQPSNLSPGVSPHHPSLSGKMHSEANHVSSGPSTPTDRAISHLGVTKQEPHSPRTSGHSPSPFPRACHPGSTSSPALSSSTPVMLAPGIPVPQYISSMHPEQSVIMPPHSVTQTVSLGHLSQGEVRMNTPPLSGIPYGIRPEALHSPRAALQPQIEIKPQRSSTPQPAPIRDIVMPPLSSQHPPEEEMHYHHTTVCRGPAPVQSDVLVMQPDYRMHPTSIRLDQYNVPRDVRMIMHPHMAAVGEHHSETRQSRTPEGAVKTPPVSKTPQPGKETPKSSEGKMAHSPHSEPRLLSVPSSSQLPGLPLTQPVVVPHGVQIMHPAGSSFHDYRSVYGDMRNYHTAAQLGHPQFPGASPIGLPSRSMTPSQGLPEGEHSHPSQPVRSKTPQIPQDPKGPPAAGPEQSHHPTVNRHAAQIDPHVHLQRAQADTGQTSYPSPVAISMKQELPSPHQPQAVPKQSMFIPTTSGPGAPPGLPLNRPEPQSALKQEPSPHPVSQRPVDMVQLLTKYPIVWQGLLALKNDTAAVQLHFVSGNNVLAHRSLPAPEGGPPLRIAQRMRLEASQLEGVARRMMVESDYCLLLALPCGRDQEDVVNQTESLKAAFISYLQAKQAAGIINVPNPGSNQPAYVLQIFPPCEFSESHLSRLAPDLLASISNISPHLMIVIASV, from the exons CAGtgactccagcagcagctcgAGCGACGAGTCCCCAGCACGGTCAGTTCAGTCGACAGCCGTCCCAGCGCCCGCATCCCAGCTGCTTCCATCTCTGGAGAAAGATGAACCCCGGAAAAGTTTTGGGATCAAGGTTCAAAATCTTCCAGTGCGCTCAACAG ATACAAGCCTTAAAGATGGACTTTTCCACGAATTCAAGAAGTACGGAAAGGTGACGTCGGTGCAGATTCACGGGGCTTCTGAGGAACGGTATGGACTGGTGTTCTTCCGACAGCAGGAGGACCAGGAAAAAGCACTAAATGCctcaaaaggaaaacttttctttggCATGCAGATTGAAGTCACGGCCTGGATAGGACCAG AAACAGAAAGCGAGAATGAATTTCGTCCTTTGGATGAAAGGATAGATGAATTTCACCCGAAAGCAACAAGAACTCTCTTCATCGGCAACCTGGAGAAAACAACCACCTACCATGACCTTCGCAACATCTTTCAGCGCTTCGGTGGAATAGTG GATATCGACATTAAGAAAGTGAACGGTGTTCCCCAGTATGCATTCCTGCAGTACTGTGATATTGCAAGTGTGTGTAAAGCAATTAAGAAGATGGATGGGGAATATCTTGGAAATAACCGGCTCAAG CTGGGTTTTGGAAAGAGCATGCCTACAAACTGCGTGTGGTTAGATGGTCTTTCTACAAACGTTACGGATCAGTATTTAACTCGACATTTCTGCCGATACGGGCCTGTGGTAAAG gtGGTGTTTGACCGCTTAAAAGGCATGGCCCTGGTTCTCTACAATGAGATTGAATATGCACAAGCAGCTGTAAAAGAGACCAAGGGGAGGAAAATCGGTGGGAATAAAATTAAG gtggaCTTTGCAAATCGAGAAAGTCAGTTGGCATTTTATCATTCCATGGAGAAAACGGGTCAAGATATCAGAGACTTTTATGAAATGCTGGCAGAACGAAG AGATGAAAGAAGAGGATCGTACGAATATGCCCCTGATCGTACTTACTACGAGACTGTTCGGACTCCAGGGACGTATCCTGAAGATCCTCGGCGAGAATACCCAGCTCGAGGCAGGGAATTTTATGCAGAGTGGGATCCCTACCAAGGAGACTACTATGACCCACGATACTACGACGACCCACGCGAGTACAGGGATTACAGGGGCGATCCGTACGAGCAAGACATAAGGGAGTACAGTTACAGGCAAcgggaaagggagagggagagggaacgGTTCGAATCCGATCGGGACAGAGACCACGAACGGAGACCGATTGAACGGAGCCAGAGTCCGACGCACTCCAGGCGTCCGCAGAGCCCTGGAGCGTCTCCCTCGCAATCGGAAAGGCTGCAGAGTGATTCGGAGAGGAGGATTTACAGCAGGTCATCGGATCGCAGCggcagctgcagctctctgtcTCCTCCTCGATACGACAAGCTCGACAAAGCCCGCGTGGAACGTTACGCAAAAAAcgaaaaaacagaaaaagagcgTGCTTTCGACCAGGAGAGAGTCGACAAGGAGAAACGCTtggtgagaaaggaaaagccggaaaaactagaaaaggagaaaaccgATAAGCAAAAACGAAAAGCAAAAATCCATTCGCCCAGCTCTCAGTCTTCTGAAACAGATCAAGAGAATGAGAGAGAGCCCAGCCCTGAAAAATTGAAGGGCAACAGTAAACAAAGTAAAGAGAGAGGTGACAAAGAAGGGACAGCTAAAAACCGCCTGGAACTAATGCCCTGCGTCGTGTTGACCCgagtaaaagaaaaggaagggaaagttATTGATCAGCCCGCTTTGGAGAAACTGAGAGCAAAGCTTGATAATGACACTATGAAGTCCCCGCTTCTTGAACAAAAAACACAGACATCTCAAGCTGAGCAAACCAAGTCTGATCAGTCTAAACTGGAACCTGTCAGAACCAAGgtacaaaaagagaaagccctTGCCAGTCACGTAGAAGTGGTGGATAAGGAGGGAAAACTGAAACCCAAAAAGCACTTGAAGACAGAGCAAACTTCTGAGGGGGCCAACACGGTAGATTTAGACAAGTTGGAGGCTCGTAAAAGACGTTTTGCCGATGCAAGTCTGAAGCCTGACAGGCAAAAACTGGAAGTAAAAAGAAGCAGCCAAGATGAGGAAGATGCACGCGtggttttgaaaaagcagcttgATGCAACGGCTTCGTCTAGAGAATCGACAATGTTAAGGGAAGGAGAATTGGAGCGAAAACCCCTGAGGAAGGAGATGCTTAAAAGGGAATCTAAAAAACTCAAACTGGAAAGACTTATTCCTGTTACTAGTCCCAAAGAAATTCCGGAGACTCTTAACGTTGGCGGGATTGGCATGCGTCCCACCCTAGATCTGCAGGCGAGGCTAATGGAGGCAGCCGATGAACCAGTGGAAGTTCAGGAACTCTCTTCTAAAAAACTGAATCCAGTAAAACCCCAGCATAAACAGGTACAGCTACTAGATGACCaaggaacagagagagaggacGCAAGGAAGAATTACTCTGGTCTTCCTGAAGACGCACCTGACCATAAACTTGGCCAAGAGAAACCTCAGTCAACTGATACGGAGGAGAAAATCGGCATTGACATCGACCACACGCAAAGCTACAGGAAACAAATGGAGCAAAGTCGCAGGttaaaacagcagctggaaatggaGATAGCGAAGTCCGAGAAGTTTGGCAGTCCAAAGAAAGATGTGGATGAATATGAAAGACGGAGCTTGGTCCACGAGGTGGGGAAACCTCCGCAAGACGTCACCGATGACTCTCCGccaagtaaaaggaaaaagactgaCCAGTTTGACTTTGAAATTAGcactaaaagagaaagaaactacAGAAGTTCTCGTCAGGTGAGCGAGGACTCTGAAAGGACATCCTGTTCCCCTAGTATCAGACACTTCCCTTTCCACGAAGATGACGACACGCTCGATTCTCCGAGGCTAATGCCATTAAAGGAAACCAAAGAGTCAcctaaaatagaagaaaagggTCTTTCGTACTCCAACATGACTGTGAGGGAGGACTCGCTGAAATTTAATCCTTACGATTCCAGCAGAAGGGAGCAGATGGCAGAAATGGCTAAAATAAAACTATCCGTACTGAGTTCTGAAGATGACTCAAGTAGGTGGGAAACACAAGTGAAGCAGGAGCCTGGTAGAGTTGATATCAGCTTTCCAAGCAGCATCGTCAAAAGAGACAGCATACGCAAGCGGTCTGTCCGAGACCTGGAACCCGGGGAGGTGCCTTCGGATTCGGATGATGACAATGAAAACAAGCCCCATTCCCCGAAAGCCTCGTCCTTGTTAGAGAGTTCCAGGTTGTCTTTTTTATTAAGGGACAGAGAAGAGAAGTTACGTGAAAGGGAGGAAAGACTGTCAAGTTCcttggaaagaaacaaattttactCTTTTGCGTTGGACAAGACAATCACACCGGACACAAAGGCCTTGCTTGAAAGAGCTAAATCTCTCTCTTCgtccagagaagaaaactggTCCTTTCTAGATTGGGATTCAAGATTTGCTAGTTTTAGAAACAATAAAGACAAAGAGAAGGTTGACTCAGCTCCGAGACCTATTCCGTCTTGgtatatgaaaaagaaaaaaatcaggactgATTCAGAAGGTGGAAAACTGGATGATAAGAAAGAAGATCATAAAGAGGAGGAACAAGAGCGACAGGAACTGTTCGCTTCTCGGTTTTTGCATAGTTCGATCTTTGAACAGGACTCCAAGCGCCTGCAGCATTTAGAGAGAAAAGACGATGATCTCGACTTCATTTCTGGTCGATTGTACGGGAGACAGTCTTCCTCCGATGGGACTAACAGCGCGGCCGATTTGGTGCAAGAACCGGTGGTTCTCTTCCACAGTAGATTTATTGAACTGACGCgaatgcagcagaaagaaaaggagaaagatcaGAAAccaaaagaagtggaaaaacaggaagataaagaaaaccGGCCGAAAACACCAGAAACGGTTCCTGATAGTAAAGAACCAGAACACAAAACTTCCTCGGTGGTTGGTCCCTCTTCGGTCGCTGTCCTACCACAGGAACCAGCACCGGTTGCTTCTGAGAAGGTAGCAAACGAAAAGGTAGTGGTGGAAACGGcttctgtaaaagaagaaaaaccgTCTGAACCTGCTTCTGCAGCGGAGGAACAAAAACCTTTTCCTGAACTTGCTGCTCCTGTCAAAATTGAACCACCCGAGCAAACTGAACCCCCGCCAGTCGTAGAAGCTAGTAAAGAAGTTGTTGCTACAACCCTGGCACCAGAGGAAGATGCTGTGGCAACAGAGCATCCTTCGTACTTGGATACGAAGCCTCCTACTCCCGGATCTTCCTATTCCCGAGCAGACGTCAGCGTAGAACCAGAACCTGAAGCTGCCCAGTTGATTCCCCCTCCGCCCAAGCTAGTTCAGAAGTCCGATGAGGCTGCCGAacctaaagaagaaaatcctccGCCTTCTGCCAACGCTGATGCTAGTGCGAGTCAAAAGGTGGAGGCGGCTGCTGAGGTCCTGCCACCCGTTTCTGACAATGATATGGAAGTGGAACCTCCGGTTGTTGTAAAAGATAAAAAGTCCTACAAGAGTAAACGCTCCAAGACTCCCGTGCAATCGGCTGCAGCTAACGTGACGGAAAAGCCCGTCACGAGGAAGAGCGAAAGAATTGACCGTGAAAAACTCAAAAGGTCGAGCTCTCCTCGTGGGGAGACGCAGAAGCTTTCCGAATTGAAAGTGGAAGCGGAGAAGGTTTTGAGGAACGCTGCTAAATCCCCGAGTTCTGCTGCAGAGCCGGAAAACGTGGAGCCGAGCTTGCCAATAGGCCGGACTAGGCGCAGAAACGTAAGGTCAGTCTACGCTACCACAGGGGACAATGAAGGCCCATCTCCGGTGAAGGACTCTGCGGAGGTCACTAGATCGAcaaggaagagaggggaaaaggaacCGCAGGAAACGGTGACAACCGTTCCTACGACCCCGCGGAGGGGAAGACCTCCGAAAACCCGCCGTAAGCCGGAGGAGGACATCTCTCCAATAAAGACAGAACCGGTACAGCAAGAGGCAGAGGAGGCTGAAACTAAAGATGCTGCGGAAGCTCCGAAGCCTGCGGAAGGTTGGAGGTCTCCTAGATCCCAGAAGCTAACACACAGTCACACATCAGCTGCTACCAGCCaacaggggaagaaagggaagagcgAACCGAAAGCCGATACCTCGGCTGAATCTGAAGATGCTGCTGAACGAAGCGGTCAGGAATCGATCGTCGGTGACACcaacaataaagcaaaagccactgAGAAAGAGCCGGCAGTGAGCGAGCAGAAACGTGATAGGAAAGAACTGGATGTGGAGAAAAACCAGCTAGAAATCCCCACGGTTGAGATCATTGAGAAGAAGCCGGTGCCAGAGAAGGTTACAAAATCCAAAAGGGGAAGgtataaaaataccaaaacagtCGTAGATAAAGCATCCGTCTGTCtcaaaaatgtagaaatacGCCTCAACGTGGACGAAGTCAAGGGTGCCTTACGGCCGactgaggaggaggcagagccgGTGGCAGTGTCGCCGGCCAAAATGAAGAGCCCCCAAAAAGAGGACATCTTGCCACCCCATTTTGCTAAGAATGAGGCAGAAGATTCATtcccagaaacagaaaaagaggtgaTGCGGGAACCAAAGCAGTCCCCCGAGGCTGCCCAGTTAGCAAAACAGATTGAACTCGAGCAGGCCGTGGAGAATATTGCAAAACTCACCGAAACTCCTCCGTCGATTGCTGCCTACAAAGAGCCGACGGCAGATGTGCCTGAAGTTcgtcaggaggaggagggagataaACCTGCGCACCAGGCTAGTGAAACGGAGCTGGCAGCGGCCATCGGCTCCATCATCAATGATATTTCTGGGGAGACGGAAAGCTTTCCTGCGCCCCCGACGTATCCCGCTGAATCGGAAGCTGAAATCCCCGCAGAGCCCTTGGTGTTACCGTCGCCTCGGGAGGAGATGGAGCCTGAGACTGATCAGGCAGTGAATAATATCCTAGAAAATGAGGCTGCCGTCGAGCCCACGGTGCAGCCggttcccagctctgccccctcAGTAGAGACGGAGAGCAAGGAGGCCGAAGTCAGCTTCAGCGAATCTTCCAACTCTGCGCAGGAGGCCGAGACCTTGCAGGAGGCTGAAGTTGCTCGGAAGGAAAAGGGCCGTCAGAAAACCACGCGGCAGAGACGCAAAAGGAGCACGGGCAGAAAGGGCGACGCCGCTGAAGTCAACGCCTTCGAGCCGGAGAGGGTGCAGAGCAAGTCGCCCCCCGCCAACGAAGTAAAGGCAAAACCCGAAGAAGCctcaaaggaggaaaagcaaactaaaacCGCGGCTCAGGCTTCCGTGGAGCCAAGCGTTTCCGACGCCAGCAAGGCTGCAGCCGCTGACGTCGTGGCCGCACACGAAGCTGTCGCTGAGAGCAGCACCTCTCCGAAAGCACCCGCTCCGGCTCCTCTGGACCTGGCCGCCCCGCCAGTTCCCCTCGACGAGGGGAGTCAGAGCGGGTTCAAGATACGGTCGCCCATGGAGAACGCGCCCATCACGCCGCCGAGCGCCCCAaatgcagccctgcctgccgtCCCTTCGGCAGCGGCCAAGCTGCCCACCCCGGTGCCCGCCGCGATCGTCCCCCTTCACTCCGGCGCTGCCAAGGTGCCGGAGTGGATGGTAAGGCACGAGGAACCCCGTGCCCGTTCCACGCCCCCGCCCGCTCTCCCACCGGACACGAAGGCGTCGGATATCGATACAAACTCCAGCACTTTGAGGAAGATACTCATGGAGCCCAAGTATGTCTCGGCGACGAGCATAACCTCCACACACGTGACGACGACGCACGCCGAGCCGGTGAGCGCACCTTGTTTGGAGGATGCACCCCTCCACCCCGCGGTGGAGGCCATAAAGCCGGTTTCGGAGGAGAAGCCGGCAGTTCCCGTCACCAACGCCTTGGACCCGCCGGTGGCCGAAGCACCGGTGTTCAGCGAGAAGGAAAAGATAAGTACCGTGATTGCTCCCAAAGCCACTTCTGTTATAAGCAGGATGCCCCACAGCGTGGATCTGGAGGAGGCTCCGAGGATCACCTTGGTGAAGCAAGCTCCCCAAACCCAGACGTGTCTCGTCAACGCCCCCTCACCGAAATTTAAGCAGAGGTCAAGCACAAACGATAACAGTCGGTTTCATCCGGGATCGATGTCTATTATCGAGGAGAGGCCTGTAGAGACTGGGTCCAGTCCGGGGCTGCGGGTGAACACCTCGGAAGGCGTAGTGCTTCTGAGTTACTCGGGGCAGAAGACGGAAGGCCCTCAGCGAATTAGTGCCAAGATCAGCCAGATTCCCCCAGCCAGCGCTGTCGACATAGAGTTTCAGCAGTCTGTATCCAAGTCTCAGATTAAACAGGAACCTATCACGCCATCTCAGCCGACGCCGAAAGGCGCCCAGACCTCGGCGGGCTACGGGACTGTTTCCACCCATTCTTCTTTGGTACTAGGAACACAACCTTATAATACGTCGCCCGTCATCTCCTCCGTTAAACAAGAGCGCACTGCGCTGGAGAAGTCCGACTCGTCCCACCTTTCTGTCCAGACTCCAGCGTCTCAGGCTGGTAAAGTCCTCACGCAGACTGTAAACACTCCCCCCGTACTCGTCCACAACCAGATGGTTGTGAACAAAAAACTGTCCGATCCAGCTGCTCTAAAAGTGGAGACCAAGACTCTGCAACCCTCCAACTTGAGTCCTGGAGTCAGTCCTCACCACCCTTCCCTCTCTGGGAAAATGCATTCGGAAGCAAACCACGTCAGCTCGGGACCCAGCACCCCAACCGACCGGGCTATTTCCCACTTGGGGGTCACCAAACAGGAGCCGCACTCGCCGCGTACTAGCGGGCACTCGCCGTCGCCGTTCCCCCGGGCTTGTCATCCCGGCAGTACCTCGTCTCCGGCTTTATCGAGCAGTACCCCTGTCATGCTGGCGCCGGGAATTCCCGTTCCTCAGTACATATCCAGCATGCATCCCGAGCAATCTGTTATCATGCCCCCTCACAGCGTAACACAGACTGTGTCCTTGGGCCATCTGTCCCAAGGCGAGGTGAGGATGAATACCCCTCCTCTCTCCGGCATCCCTTACGGCATCCGCCCGGAAGCGCTCCACTcccccagagctgctctgcaacCCCAGATAGAGATCAAACCTCAGCGATCCAGCACGCCCCAGCCAGCTCCGATACGGGACATAGTCATGcctcctctgtcttctcagCATCCCCCCGAGGAGGAGATGCATTACCACCACACCACGGTGTGCCGAGGACCAGCCCCCGTTCAGTCCGACGTGCTGGTGATGCAGCCGGATTACCGCATGCACCCCACGAGCATCAGGCTCGACCAGTACAACGTCCCCCGCGACGTCAGGATGATCATGCACCCGCACATGGCCGCCGTGGGCGAGCACCACTCGGAAACGAGACAATCCCGAACGCCTGAAGGGGCTGTGAAAACTCCCCCCGTCAGTAAGACCCCGCAGCCCGGAAAAGAGACGCCAAAATCCTCCGAAGGCAAGATGGCACACTCTCCTCACAGCGAGCCCCGGCTCCTCAGCgtcccctccagcagccagctgcCTGGACTGCCTTTGACGCAGCCGGTGGTGGTACCGCACGGGGTACAGATCATGCACCCCGCGGGGAGCTCCTTTCACGATTATCGGTCTGTGTACGGCGACATGAGGAATTACCATACGGCGGCACAGCTCGGGCATCCTCAGTTCCCGGGTGCCTCGCCAATCGGGCTGCCTTCCCGGAGCATGACCCCATCTCag GGTCTGCCGGAGGGCGAACACTCGCACCCCAGCCAGCCAGTACGCAGCAAGACTCCTCAGATCCCCCAGGATCCCAAGGGCCCGCCGGCAGCAGGACCCGAACAGAGTCACCACCCCACTGTAAATAGGCATGCGGCACAGATAGACCCTCACGTCCACCTTCAGAGGGCACAAGCGGACACGGGCCAGACCTCCTACCCTTCGCCCGTTGCCATTTCGATGAAACAGGAGCTTCCGTCACCGCACCAACCCCAGGCGGTTCCCAAGCAATCCATGTTTATCCCCACGACATCGGGTCCCGGGGCTccgccggggctgcccctcAATCGCCCCGAGCCCCAGTCCGCTCTCAAACAAGAGCCGTCTCCTCACCCCGTTTCGCAGAGACCTGTGGATATGGTTCAGCTGCTGACA aAATACCCCATTGTCTGGCAGGGCCTTTTGGCTCTAAAAAACGACACGGCCGCTGTTCAGCTCCACTTCGTCTCCGGTAATAACGTCTTGGCACACCGATCCCTGCCGGCGCCAGAGGGAGGACCGCCGCTGAGAATCGCTCAGCGCATGCGACTGGAGGCTTCGCAGCTGGAAGGCGTCGCGCGCAGAATGATG gtGGAGAGCGATTACTGCCTATTACTGGCCTTGCCTTGCGGCCGAGACCAGGAAGACGTAGTGAATCAGACTGAGTCACTTAAGGCTGCGTTCATCAGCTACCTGCAGGCTAAGCAAGCTGCAGGAATCATCAACGTTCCCAACCCCGGCTCTAATCAG CCTGCCTACGTTCTGCAGATCTTCCCACCCTGCGAATTTTCGGAAAGCCACCTGTCCCGCCTAGCCCCGGACCTCCTCGCCAGCATCTCCAACATCTCTCCTCACCTGATGATTGTCATCGCGTCGGTATGA